AAACTAAGAACAATGGAGCTTACATCATCACAAAAGTCGGCATTTATTTCGGAAATGCTGTCATCGGAGTCAGGTATTAACGAACTTATTCGTGTATTATTGAACACCTTCTCCAAGCAAGAACGTTCTCTTTTTGTCCAAGAACATAAAGGTGAACAGTGCAATGGTTTCCGTCCCCGTCGATGGCGGGGCTATGGCTGTAGCTTTGAGCTTCGCATTCCACGTACTCGTTCAGGGAATTTTCAGCCCCTGATTTTGGGCATCCTCTCCCATCAGGAAAGCGAACGCGCCCTCCTCTTCCATGAACTTTATACCCGAGGACTTTCGTGCGAAGATATTGGCACGGTGTGCGAACGCCTCTATGGTCATCACTATAGTAAACAGCAAGTCAGCTTCCTCTCCAACACGAGTAAAGCAGAGATATACGAGTGGTTAGAACGCAAATTGTCGCCCCACTATTTGGCAGTATACATTGATGCGACGTTTGCCTTTACTCGGCGAGAGGATAGTGTCTCTAAGGAGGCCTACTACACGATGCTGGGCTTGCTTCCTGATGGTAGCCGCGAGGTGCTTTGTGTGGTGAATCATCCCACAGAGGGAGCATTGAATTGGGAAGTGGAGTTGAAAGCTCTCAAAACTCGGGGCGTAGAACACATAGACCTGATTATCTCAGATGCCTTACAGGGTATTGAACGCGCTATTTGCTCGGCTTTCCCTCAGGCAGCTCATCAGTTATGTGTTGTTCATTTCAAACGACAAGCACTTAACGCCGTGTCAAAGAGGGATAAAGCTCAGATGAAGCAGGAGTTGGATGACTTATTCCCTATTCTGGATACAGGACTTACTCCCATCAAGGCATTTGAGAAATTATGTACATTTGCAGAGCGTTGGGGCAAGAATTACAGAAGTTTACTCTCTCTGTCTTCCCCTCGCAATATAGGCTACTTCACCTATCTGAGGTACCCGGAGGAGGTTCGTCGTATGATTTACTCAACGAATTGGGTGGAGCGTCTCAATCGCAACTATAAGCGCACGTTACGTATGCGTGGGGCTCTCCCCTCGGCTGATGCCGTCGTATTCCTCTTAGGATCTGTTGCCCGAGAGATGACTGAGAGAACTTATGCTAGGAGGTTGCCCTACTTTCAAGAGTGGAAGATTAAATAAATGGATAATAACAACAAAACCACAAAGTTTTTACCACAGGGGCATGCCCCTGTGGTAAAAAAGGAAAACAACTACTCTTACACACTTTTTCGGACACTACCAGGCATCAAAAGATTTGATGCCTCTTCTCTTAGTGTACTCTGAATACATACGCTACAAAGTAAGGAGACTTATTAACTCGAAGAAGTAGTACCCAATAAGATAAAGCGGACAATAAAAAAGTCACAGTAGAGTCTCCACTCTACTGTGACTTTGGATTATTTGGGAGTTATCCGTATCAGAAACTATTTCGCTTCAGATTCATGGATGTACTATCGCATATGGATTAGTTCTGAGCTGTTGTTTCTTTGCCTTCTGAAGTAACGACCATTTCAAAATAACGATGATCCTTCAAGAAGTCCTTCAAGTACTGCTGGATGCTCTCCGGTGTGATCTTTCTGAGAGTATCGAGGTAAATAGGATGGTTATCTTCGTTGTCATAGAACTTAGCCATGATGATACTCAACCAATAGCTATTCTCATCTTGGCTGTCTTGGTAACGATTTTCGATGTTCTTGACAGTCTTGTCAAAATACTCCTTATTGATACCATTTTCAGCCATCTCTTGGAGTTCTTTCTTGATCTTTTCGTTAAGAAGCTGAACCTTTTCGGGAGCTGTCTTGAAGTTTATGAAGATGCTTGCTTGACCCTTAGGATACTTACTTATACTTACCCTTGCACTAACACCATAAGTACCACCTTCATCTTCTCGGATGGTTTTTTGATACTGCTGTGTAAGGACTTCACCCAAGATAGTAGTCTTAAGTCGAGTCTCAAGGTCATATGGCATTTGACTTACATAAACATCATAAACCTCAGCCATTCTTGTATCTGCATTGATAGAGAAATGCTTGATAGAAGGTGTCTTTGTTATGCCTGTAGCTTGCTCATAGTGGCTGACATCCTTTCTCTTCAACTTTGGAAGAGAAGCAAGATATTGCTCTACAAGAGGCTTGAGTGTAGCTTCATCAAATGTACCGATGATGAAGAAAGAGAAGTCGCTGGCATCAGCAAAACGCTCTTGATAGATCTGCATGATACGATCATAGCTGACCTTGCTTAGATCTTCTTCCTTCAATGGTTTGCGAAGCACATCTCCAGGGTAGAGCATCGCAGGAATACTGTCAGAAACAGCACTCATAGGGTCTGCGGCGGCACTTCTCAAAGCCTCAGTAATATTTTGCATGAATGCTTCGTAAGCATCTGCATCCTGTCTCTTTGCTGTCATGTTGAGGTAAACAAGCTGGAACATTGTCTCGACATCCGCATTGTTAGATGAACCGGAGACAGTTTCTGTGAACTCACCTACTCCTGTACCGGCAGAAGCGACACGACCTGTAAGCACTCTTGAAAGCTGAATATTGTTGAAATTACCGATTCCACCGAGATCAACTACACCGTCCATGAGTTTCAAATTCTCGATATCATTGCTGATATTCAACATTCTGTATCCACCCGGGCTGATACCGGAAAGAATGATCTGGTTCTCCTTGAGATCGGACTTCTTGAGGTACACCTTGGCACCGTTGCTGAGTGTCCAAAGAGTTGTCCCATAAGGAAGGTTCTTTTTGACCGATACGACTTTACCCTTCTTTGGTAACTTTTCGATCAACTTTTGGCTTGATACTTCCTCCTTGTAGGGTTCAACGACTTGCTGCAGAGCCGCATTATACTGAGCGAGGAGTTCGGCCTCTGTTGGATACTTGAGTGTCTCCTTTTCAGGAGCCATCATCATGATGAGAAGATTCTGACCGTGAGCCAAATCCTTGAGATATTCATTGACATGTTGTACTGTCAACTGTGATGCAATCATCTTGAGGAGTTGATTTTCCATTTCGATGCCGGAGATGCTTCCCCCGTCAATGAAGTAGTTCTTATACTCTTCTGCATAAGATCCGTTGCTTCTATTAGCTTTATTCTTCAAAGACTCATCAGAAGACTTCAATACATTAGTGCGGAAACGATCATATTCGCTTGCAGTAAACCCGAACTCTGTAGCACGCTTCAACTCTGCGACAACAGCATTCAAAGCTTCCAAATACTGACCTTCTTTGGCTGTGATATCAAGACCAAGAGCACTCTTGGTCTTCACCAATCCCATGAGATTACCGTTTGAAAGACCGGCTGAAAGGAATGGAAGGTTAGGCTTTTGCAAAAGTTCAGCAATACGCAAGTTGAACATGGATGTAGCAGCAGCACTGAGGTAGTTGAGTGCAAGCCCCTCCGCAGAAGCCTTTACATCACTCGGTGTGACCTCTCTTGCATAGCTGATAGAGATAGAAGTCGAGGTAGCTTCAGGATCTGTCTCAATAGCTACAATAGGTTCTTTATTGTCAGGCACCTGAGTGTAGAATCTTTCAGCAGCATTCTCAGGCTTCTTGACATCCATAAACTGCTCCTTAATCTTCTTCTCGACATAATCTACGTCAATATCTCCAACAATGATAAGGGCTTGTAGATCGGGGCGATACCACTTCTTGTAGTAATCCTTGATCTCTTGGTACTTGAAGTTAAGTACGACATCCATACTACCGATAGGAAGACGCTTACCGTACAAGTTGCCGTTAGGGAACACACGAGGAAGGATCTTCTCGATCATCCTCATGGAAGCATCCTGACTTCCTCTCCACTCTTCATGGATAACCCCTCTTTCATCATCAATTTCTTTATGATCGAGAGTGATGTTGTTACTCCAGTCATGAAGGATAAGAAGGCACGAGTCCACAATACCTTGTCTTGTGGTAGGTGCATCCATGATGGTGTATACAGTCTCATCAAATCCGGTATAGGCATTGAGGTTGGCCCCAAACTTTACCCCGACACTTTCGAGATAGTTAATAAGGTTCTTACCAGGGAAATTTTTCGTCCCATTGAACGCCATATGCTCAAGGAAGTGAGCCAAACCACTTTGGCTATCTTCTTCGAGCATGGATCCGACCTTCTGAGCAATATAAAAATGTGCTCTATTCTTAGGTTGATCGTTGTGGCGAATAAAGTAAGTCAGACCGTTGTCCAACTTCCCATATCTCACCTGAGGATCAATAGGTAATGGCTGTACCTGTCCCTGAGCATGCAGACTCTGAAAGCCCAACATCAAAAGGAGCAAGAAGCCAAAGCTCTTAATCTTGCTGAATGACATACTTCTAATTCGTTGTTTTTAAGTTTATAAGTAATTCGGTTTATAATTATGGATACAAAGCTATAAAAAAAAGTACTATAACAAGTATATATTGCATAGTACTTAATCTCCCTTACGAGTTAATAATCTATAATTCGAACAATGATCATCATAGGCCATTAAAAATCAAAGACTTTTCACTCTTTCCGACCTCCTGAA
This is a stretch of genomic DNA from Porphyromonas cangingivalis. It encodes these proteins:
- a CDS encoding IS256 family transposase, producing MELTSSQKSAFISEMLSSESGINELIRVLLNTFSKQERSLFVQEHKGEQCNGFRPRRWRGYGCSFELRIPRTRSGNFQPLILGILSHQESERALLFHELYTRGLSCEDIGTVCERLYGHHYSKQQVSFLSNTSKAEIYEWLERKLSPHYLAVYIDATFAFTRREDSVSKEAYYTMLGLLPDGSREVLCVVNHPTEGALNWEVELKALKTRGVEHIDLIISDALQGIERAICSAFPQAAHQLCVVHFKRQALNAVSKRDKAQMKQELDDLFPILDTGLTPIKAFEKLCTFAERWGKNYRSLLSLSSPRNIGYFTYLRYPEEVRRMIYSTNWVERLNRNYKRTLRMRGALPSADAVVFLLGSVAREMTERTYARRLPYFQEWKIK
- a CDS encoding M16 family metallopeptidase — its product is MSFSKIKSFGFLLLLMLGFQSLHAQGQVQPLPIDPQVRYGKLDNGLTYFIRHNDQPKNRAHFYIAQKVGSMLEEDSQSGLAHFLEHMAFNGTKNFPGKNLINYLESVGVKFGANLNAYTGFDETVYTIMDAPTTRQGIVDSCLLILHDWSNNITLDHKEIDDERGVIHEEWRGSQDASMRMIEKILPRVFPNGNLYGKRLPIGSMDVVLNFKYQEIKDYYKKWYRPDLQALIIVGDIDVDYVEKKIKEQFMDVKKPENAAERFYTQVPDNKEPIVAIETDPEATSTSISISYAREVTPSDVKASAEGLALNYLSAAATSMFNLRIAELLQKPNLPFLSAGLSNGNLMGLVKTKSALGLDITAKEGQYLEALNAVVAELKRATEFGFTASEYDRFRTNVLKSSDESLKNKANRSNGSYAEEYKNYFIDGGSISGIEMENQLLKMIASQLTVQHVNEYLKDLAHGQNLLIMMMAPEKETLKYPTEAELLAQYNAALQQVVEPYKEEVSSQKLIEKLPKKGKVVSVKKNLPYGTTLWTLSNGAKVYLKKSDLKENQIILSGISPGGYRMLNISNDIENLKLMDGVVDLGGIGNFNNIQLSRVLTGRVASAGTGVGEFTETVSGSSNNADVETMFQLVYLNMTAKRQDADAYEAFMQNITEALRSAAADPMSAVSDSIPAMLYPGDVLRKPLKEEDLSKVSYDRIMQIYQERFADASDFSFFIIGTFDEATLKPLVEQYLASLPKLKRKDVSHYEQATGITKTPSIKHFSINADTRMAEVYDVYVSQMPYDLETRLKTTILGEVLTQQYQKTIREDEGGTYGVSARVSISKYPKGQASIFINFKTAPEKVQLLNEKIKKELQEMAENGINKEYFDKTVKNIENRYQDSQDENSYWLSIIMAKFYDNEDNHPIYLDTLRKITPESIQQYLKDFLKDHRYFEMVVTSEGKETTAQN